The Prevotella herbatica genome contains the following window.
CAGGAGAAGTGCTTGATATAGATGCAATAACAGGTGGTTTCAACTTGCAGGCTGCCTGGACAACCGGATATATTGTGGGGCAGAACATCGTGGAATAGCTAGCGAATAATATGTGCAAATGTACAGAAAAAAAATAATTATGATGTGTAATATCTAGATATATGTATATTGATGAACTAAAAATCAATGATTCTTTTTGTGCATGTGATGATTTTTTTGTATTTTTGCAGAGTTTTTGAGTAAATATAAAAATCATTATAATGAATATTTCTTATAAATGGCTTAAAGAATACGTCGATTTCGACCTTACACCGCAGGAAACTGCTGATGCATTGACATCTGTGGGACTAGAAGTAGACGCTCTTGAAGAAGTTCAGACTATAAAGGGGGGGCTTGAAGGACTGTATGTCGGCAAAGTACTGACATGCGAAAGTCACCCAAACAGTGATCATCTGCATATAACAACGGTAGACTTAGGAAAAGGTGAACCACAGCAGATTGTTTGTGGCGCCCCAAATGTGGCTGCTGGTCAGAAAGTAATCGTTGCCGATTTGGGCTGCGTTTTATATGATGGTGAGGAGTCATTTACCATTAAGAGAAGCAAACTACGTGGTGTTGAGTCATTAGGTATGATTTGTGCCGAAGACGAGATTGGCGTAGGTACAGATCATGCAGGAATAATTGTTTTGCCAGAGGATGCTGTTGTAGGAACTCCTGCAGCTGATTACTATCACCTTGAAAGTGACTGGATAATAGAAATAGATATAACTGCTAACCATGGAGATGCTTTGTCTCACTATGGTGTAGCGCGCGATTTCTATGCTTGGTTAAAGCAGAACGGATATGCAACAAGTTTGCATCGTCCTGATTGCTCTGCATTCTGCGTAGATAATGAAGATCTGAAGATTGATGTAGACTTGCAAAATACTGATGCTTGCAAGCGCTATTCATGTATAAGTATTTCTGGATGCGAAGTGAAGGAGAGTCCTGAATGGTTGCAGAATAAATTGCGCATTATCGGTTTACGCCCTATTAATAATATTGTGGATATCACAAATTATATAATGATGGCTTATGGTCAGCCTATGCATTGCTTTGATGCAGACATGGTGAAAGGTCATAAGATCGTTGTGCGCACTCAACCAGAAGGAACAAAATTTGTTACTCTAGACGGTGAGGAGCATACACTAGGTGCTCGCGACCTGAGTATATGCAACGCAGAAGATCCGATGTGTATCGCTGGTATCTTCGGCGGAAAGGGTAGTGGAACTTATGATACTACGACTAACGTGGTATTAGAAAGTGCATACTTCCACCCAACATGGATTCGCAAGAGCACTCGTCGTCATGGATTAAGTACAGACGCAAGTTATCGTTTTGAGCGTGGTATTGATCCTAATGGCAATATCTATGCATTGAAGCAGGCTGCTATCTTGTGTAAAGAACTTGCCGGTGGTAAGATCTCTATGCAGATAAAGGATGTATATCCAGAACCTATTGAAGGTTTTAACGTAGATTTGTCTTATGAATATGTACATAATTTAATAGGTAAGGAAATAGGCAAGGAAACCATCAAAGAAATCGTTACAAGCTTGGAAATGAAGATTGTATCTGAGACAAATGAAGGTATTTCAATTGTTGTTCCTCCTTATCGTTCTGATGTTCAGCGTCCATGTGATGTTGTTGAGGACATACTTCGTATATACGGATATAATAATGTAGAAATTCCTACTCAGCTAAAGAGTTCTCTTACAATAGCTGGTGATGAAGATA
Protein-coding sequences here:
- the pheT gene encoding phenylalanine--tRNA ligase subunit beta; translated protein: MNISYKWLKEYVDFDLTPQETADALTSVGLEVDALEEVQTIKGGLEGLYVGKVLTCESHPNSDHLHITTVDLGKGEPQQIVCGAPNVAAGQKVIVADLGCVLYDGEESFTIKRSKLRGVESLGMICAEDEIGVGTDHAGIIVLPEDAVVGTPAADYYHLESDWIIEIDITANHGDALSHYGVARDFYAWLKQNGYATSLHRPDCSAFCVDNEDLKIDVDLQNTDACKRYSCISISGCEVKESPEWLQNKLRIIGLRPINNIVDITNYIMMAYGQPMHCFDADMVKGHKIVVRTQPEGTKFVTLDGEEHTLGARDLSICNAEDPMCIAGIFGGKGSGTYDTTTNVVLESAYFHPTWIRKSTRRHGLSTDASYRFERGIDPNGNIYALKQAAILCKELAGGKISMQIKDVYPEPIEGFNVDLSYEYVHNLIGKEIGKETIKEIVTSLEMKIVSETNEGISIVVPPYRSDVQRPCDVVEDILRIYGYNNVEIPTQLKSSLTIAGDEDKKHRLQNLVSEQLVGCGFNEILNNSLSKLSYYADNDYNAYSLDTTVKVMNPLSADLGVMRQTMLFGGLESILRNVNRKSSNLRFFEVGNTYKYDKSKWTEEDPARAYGQEQHMALWLTGKRVEGSWIHPDEDSSFYELMAYVKNIFAHVGLGINKLVLEKSDNNIFSKGLVYKNRGGKVFTEIGILNNKVLKKFDIEQTIFYADIYWDNVTKAVKKETLEYQEISKFPAVSRDLALLIDKNVEFELIEQIALQTDKKLLKSVDLFDVYEGKNLPAGKKSYAINFILQDDTKTLNDKAIDAIMQKMIKQLCAKLGAELR